The Polyangium aurulentum genomic interval GCGCCCGTGTAAGGGATGGCACATCCGCCGGCTCTGCGAGGATGCACAATACGCGCGCCGGACGGCTCCATCTGTAAGACGCTGGCGATAGCGCGGCCGCCGTTGGAGCATATGCCAAACCACCAACAGTCTCGATCAGACAGGTATCGCCCACCTTGACCGCGTGCAGCGGCAATCCAGCGAGGGGACCAGGAACGAGCACGAGTCGCTTGCCGGCAATTTCGCTGAGCAAGCCGCTGAGTAACGGCGTGAGCAACTCTGTCGATAGCACCTCAAGCAAGCGCGTCGTAGCCAAGCCAAACGCCTTTCGTTCATCAGGCGCCTCGATCTCCGAAGCATTGCGGTAAGCGTCATAACGCACGCACCACCCATCATCGCCCCATAGCAGCGCATGCAACCGATCCATGGTGAGCGGTACGCTGACGGTGTGATCACGGCCATCGGCCAGCCGGAGCAAGACTGTCGTGCCCCAGCGGCTCGTGGTGAAATCCATGATGACGGTATCTGGGTGGGCCTGTTGAGCCGCGCTAAGCCGTTCTATGAGCGCGCCTCCGACCGGCGCTTCGTCGCGCCAGCCGAGTAGTCGCATTCTATCGATGATGCGCTCCCGCTCCGACGCCGACACCTGTAGCGCCTCCCACACGCTTGAGAGAGGGGCGACACCAGCACTCGCATCCATCACTCGCGCCTCCGCACGCCGAGCGTCCTCACGCAAGTGTCCAAGCCGATCGGCTTTTTCCACTGACGAAATCCCATGAGCGATCCGGCTCAGCGCCGAGATCTGTCCGAGAAGTTCGCGGCTTTTCGCGCGTCCAGAACTCTCCCAGAGTAGTTCTGCAGGTTCCCCAAGCGCAGCCTGGCACCACTGCCGGTCCGCGTGAACCGATCCGAATCGAATCGAGACGTAGGTGCGCCAATCGCTGGCGTCGAATCGAAGCCAAAGCTGTTCCACGAGCGACGCAGCGCGGCCCAAAGCCTCAGCCGCTTCAACAAGCCTCACGCGCTCCCCGCTCGAGGCGTGGAGTTGTACGGCAATACCGGCTTCCATTCGCGCCGCGAGGATAGCGCGTTCAAGATCATCCATGTCGAGATAGCGGCGGTACGCATCATTTGCGATGCTCGCCGCATGCGCGAAATCAGCGCGATCTCCGCGTGCCGAACGTCGCCAATGGAGTTCTCCAAGGACCATCAGTGCGTTCGCCCGCTCCACTGGCTCACCGAACTTAGCCAGCATCGCTGCCGCAGCGCGCGCCGTGGTGATCGCATTATCAAGTGTCTCGCTTTCTTCGTTCATCTCGAGTTCGAGCGTGCTACGCCGAAGCCCGGCGAGGGACTGGAGACGTGGGTGGTCAGTAAGCAGCGATTCTGCTTCTGCCAATGCGAGGTCGGCGTGTTGAAGGGCTGCCTGATTGCGGCTTGTTCGGTATCTCTCTACGTAGGCCGACGCCAAATTCATTCCCAAAAGGAAGGAAACCGCTGCGCTCGCCGAGCCGACGACACGGAGCCCCTCTTGATAACTCGCGATCGCAGCGCCCAGGAGTTCACTCTGCTTTCCGAAGCTCCGACTGCGAATTATGTTGCCGCGTGTCATGTAGGCTGACGCGAGCGCACCGCGTTCGTGTGCGTCAAGCCAGTTCCGGCGCGGTAAGTTAGCAAGGAGTTCGATGGCTTCGTTGATTAGCTCCAAGGCACGCTCTCGGTTGCGGGCGGCGTCGCCGAAGTGACGCTCTTGGAGGTACCCTGCGTAGTTATTAAGAACGATGGCGCGTGACGTCGTGGAGTCCCCTGCAGGCAGGAACGTCAACGCCTCGTCGTAGGTTGCGCAGATCCCTGCGTCAGTCGCTTCGTCGAGACGAATGCGCCGCAACACGTTTGCCAGATCCCCGAGCGCTCTCCCGCGGGCCTCACGCTCGTGACCGACGCCAGCTATTGCGAGCCCTTCGCGTAGATCCTCGGCCGCCGCTGAGAATGCATCAGGCTTCCATTGGCCGATGTTCTCGTTTATGCGTCCACGACTAAATAGTAGGTCGCGTACGAGCCGAGGAGACCGCGATGAATCTAGTGGTGCAAGCGCGCGACCAATGCATGCGACAGCTTCTTCCAGTGAGGTTCTCGGTGACTCAAGCGCGCGAAAGTGCAATAGCATGGCGGTCGCATAATGGAGTACGAGGGTTGCGTGGAATCTTGGTTCCGCCGTGCGAAGCTCAATTAGAGACCGATAGAGGGAGAGAACTTCGGGCGCCACTGAGGCTCCTGCGGTTCGCAACGACTGTTCCGCAAATATCGACATCACATGGATGCGCCTATCGACGTCTACGGGAGACGGAAGGGCCTCTCGCGCAACCTGCGAGATGGCATCGTGGAATGAGATCGTTCCAGTAGCGATATGATCCACAATGGGAATGATTGTATCATTAAGCTCCATGTCGAGTAAATGCCAGTTCTCTGCCCAGAAGGGGCTGAGCGGCACGGCAAGAGTGGTGCGTTCGTTCCCGGAGTCGCGCGCGCTATCTTGTTGCGCATTTTGGGCCGCGTTTGAAATAGATGTAATGAAGGCGCGTCTGCGGCACTTAAGCATCAGGTGCTCTCGTGCGAAGCGATAGCTAGCGGCCTGTTCGGATCGGTGGGATCGAACAGCCTGTGCGGCAAGCTCAAGCCAATGATGCAGGCTTTGGTCACAGAGGTTTGGATTGCGCTCAAGATATTCATTGGCGGCATCCTCATTCAAGCTGTGTATGCGCGCAATACGTCGAAGTAGTCGCCGAAGCTGCACGTGGGCCACGAGGCCGCGTCGGAACGCCTGGGCTCGAGCGCTATCGCCGGCCTCGCTGGCATCGCCAGCGAGGCGGCGGTGCAACGCAGCAAACCCACTGAGAAAGGTGTGTCGGGAGCGGGCGAACCATGCGACTAGCGTCGGCAGGTCGTGGACCGACGTGAACGCGTCTGCAAGCGAGTGAACGGTACGCACAAACTCGGCCATCTCCATCAAGCGGCCGGCGTGGGCAGGATTGTCGGACTCCTGGGCAGCTGCAGTCTCAAGTTCGTGGGAGAGCCCTCGGTCCCTGGCCTCGCGCTCCGCGACCATCACAGCGAGGGCGCCAATCGGGCCTTCCGTATCGTCAAGAAGAGCAACCACGCGTTCGCTCACGAGTGCCTCGTTTCTGCAAGTCCCGACTTCATCTCGTTTACTAGGCGCTTGAACTTGCCTGCCTAGCCCACCACCCTGCCGTAGAAAGTGGTAGGGCCAATCTCCTTAGCACCAACGCCGATGCCAGCACCGCTTAACGCACATTTTCCAGGCCAGCAGCAAAGCGCGGCCGGCCGATGCGCACGTGCGCGGCCGGCTCGCTGATGCGCGCCCGCCTGGCCGCACTGGAAGCGGAATCTCAAGGCTTCCTTCTCCGGTCGGCCATCACGGTGGATGCAGGCTCGCTGTGCCCGTCGGTCGGGTCCTTACCGAGCAAGGCAGCGAGCGCGCTCGTCAATCGTAGCGCCGCCTCACGGTCCCCTGCCGCAAGCGCGGCGTCGAGGGCTCGCCGGATCGTCGCGGTTGCCTGCTCGAGGGGGCTCGCCGGAACTCCGGCCGCTGTTTCTGTCGGCCTCCCAGATTCCTGTCGCGTATCTGTCGCTCGACCAATAATCGCGGGGTTACGCGTGCCCGAAGGCCCACCCGCCCGCCCCGCTTCGGTGCCGATCGGTGCGCTTTCCGGCTCGATCGGCTCGATCGCATCCCATCGAGAAGGGCATCGAGCAGGGTATCGAGAAGGGCATCGCGCCGCTCGTCCACCTCTTCGAGCGACGGCTCGCTCGCGCGCTGGCCGAACCTGAAATCGCGACGCTGATCAGGCGCGTCCGCGAGGATGGTCCTGACCGCGTGGGCGATGCCGCGCTCGACCTCTCGCCGGAAGACCTCGCCTCCTGGCTCGCGGCGAAGGACGGGC includes:
- a CDS encoding CHAT domain-containing protein encodes the protein MSERVVALLDDTEGPIGALAVMVAEREARDRGLSHELETAAAQESDNPAHAGRLMEMAEFVRTVHSLADAFTSVHDLPTLVAWFARSRHTFLSGFAALHRRLAGDASEAGDSARAQAFRRGLVAHVQLRRLLRRIARIHSLNEDAANEYLERNPNLCDQSLHHWLELAAQAVRSHRSEQAASYRFAREHLMLKCRRRAFITSISNAAQNAQQDSARDSGNERTTLAVPLSPFWAENWHLLDMELNDTIIPIVDHIATGTISFHDAISQVAREALPSPVDVDRRIHVMSIFAEQSLRTAGASVAPEVLSLYRSLIELRTAEPRFHATLVLHYATAMLLHFRALESPRTSLEEAVACIGRALAPLDSSRSPRLVRDLLFSRGRINENIGQWKPDAFSAAAEDLREGLAIAGVGHEREARGRALGDLANVLRRIRLDEATDAGICATYDEALTFLPAGDSTTSRAIVLNNYAGYLQERHFGDAARNRERALELINEAIELLANLPRRNWLDAHERGALASAYMTRGNIIRSRSFGKQSELLGAAIASYQEGLRVVGSASAAVSFLLGMNLASAYVERYRTSRNQAALQHADLALAEAESLLTDHPRLQSLAGLRRSTLELEMNEESETLDNAITTARAAAAMLAKFGEPVERANALMVLGELHWRRSARGDRADFAHAASIANDAYRRYLDMDDLERAILAARMEAGIAVQLHASSGERVRLVEAAEALGRAASLVEQLWLRFDASDWRTYVSIRFGSVHADRQWCQAALGEPAELLWESSGRAKSRELLGQISALSRIAHGISSVEKADRLGHLREDARRAEARVMDASAGVAPLSSVWEALQVSASERERIIDRMRLLGWRDEAPVGGALIERLSAAQQAHPDTVIMDFTTSRWGTTVLLRLADGRDHTVSVPLTMDRLHALLWGDDGWCVRYDAYRNASEIEAPDERKAFGLATTRLLEVLSTELLTPLLSGLLSEIAGKRLVLVPGPLAGLPLHAVKVGDTCLIETVGGLAYAPTAAALSPASYRWSRPARVLCILAEPADVPSLTRAPLEVAEVARRFAALGAAVSVLASVGQTSGSLVFASRGIELPPSVCVEDVRPTPEMVKQRISSFDLVFYSGHGISSGLVLVNEQGTKANFTSADLLTTPELRNAPLVQLSACETAYEDYAGALEMFSFVTGLLRHGAGFVTAGMWLVLESWSHDFTTVFQSRLIAGVDPASAVRDAILALKRRSDAEDGLGAIDWAPFAGFLGV